Proteins encoded in a region of the Stieleria neptunia genome:
- a CDS encoding helix-turn-helix domain-containing protein: MNSNEQDRKSDLYTVKQAASYLQVSVATVYTLVSSGKLGCHRVGSGRGVIRISGEQLSSFLEGAAQVEVRAVFPGASRRNRKPLKHIKV; this comes from the coding sequence ATGAACAGCAACGAACAGGACCGCAAGTCTGATCTATATACGGTGAAGCAGGCCGCGAGCTATCTGCAAGTCTCGGTAGCGACTGTTTATACGCTAGTCAGTTCAGGAAAACTCGGCTGTCATCGCGTCGGAAGCGGTCGCGGTGTGATTCGAATCTCCGGTGAGCAACTGAGCTCCTTTCTTGAAGGCGCGGCCCAGGTTGAAGTTCGCGCGGTGTTTCCCGGAGCTTCTCGAAGGAACAGGAAGCCGCTGAAGCACATCAAGGTTTGA
- a CDS encoding DNA-methyltransferase, protein MEPYYSEDGIRIYHGDCRDVIPRLDVEQFDLVLTDPPYSGRTHDGARTNREGDRQRPFIKFASMTGAEVASVFELCAVRLRSWLISFVDWRHMLLLESTPPSGLRFVRFGIWDKPNGTPQISGDRPAMGWEAIAILHRQGGRMVWNGGGHRAVWSSLRESNVVHRTQKPLRLIKQLAAEFTQPGDLILDPFMGSGTTLRAAKDVGCRAIGIELDERYCEAAANRLRQGVLF, encoded by the coding sequence ATGGAACCGTACTACAGTGAGGATGGGATCCGGATCTATCACGGCGATTGCCGAGATGTGATTCCTCGTCTCGATGTCGAGCAGTTTGACCTAGTTCTAACTGACCCGCCGTATTCAGGGCGGACACACGATGGAGCAAGAACGAATCGCGAAGGTGATCGGCAGCGACCATTTATCAAGTTCGCATCGATGACCGGAGCAGAGGTAGCATCGGTGTTCGAGCTTTGTGCGGTGAGACTTAGAAGCTGGCTAATTTCTTTCGTCGACTGGCGGCATATGCTGCTTTTGGAGTCAACGCCGCCGTCTGGTCTTCGATTTGTTCGATTTGGAATCTGGGACAAGCCGAACGGAACTCCTCAGATCAGCGGCGACCGCCCAGCGATGGGTTGGGAAGCAATTGCAATCCTCCACCGGCAAGGCGGGAGGATGGTGTGGAATGGCGGAGGCCACCGGGCCGTTTGGAGCTCACTTCGGGAGTCGAACGTGGTCCACCGAACCCAGAAGCCTCTTCGATTGATCAAACAGCTTGCTGCCGAATTCACGCAACCTGGCGATTTGATCTTGGACCCATTTATGGGGAGTGGTACTACGTTGCGTGCGGCAAAAGACGTCGGTTGTCGGGCTATTGGGATTGAACTCGACGAACGCTACTGCGAGGCCGCAGCCAATCGCCTGCGGCAGGGCGTGCTATTCTAA
- a CDS encoding tyrosine-type recombinase/integrase — translation MARRPKPWYWKSRKAWYVTIDGTRHKIGSTKTEADKNFKLLMQQPKKKRVAIHRPLAEIIDSFLEWNSKHRSEATYEWYRYRLQRFIDCYPDLSLEELRPYHVQQWVDSYPDFKCTTQRNYVRSIKRCTKWAMKQGYTDSDPLVHLDVPGSDRKELVLTDEQYQMLLDNCTTESFRDLLVVTRETGCRPQESLRLEARHVDLEYSRWVFPKEESKGKKTQRVVYLTEKALEITKRLILTYPEGKLFRNSRGDAWTSDSANCAIDRIRVRHGKAEMKREGISIPEKEIKLFIPSLKPTKTVKGLVREKTNAELRCEAKQKLTLRYISKNYPRFSLYCLRHTFATAALKKIDSMTVSILLGHKDPSMLGRVYQHLGQNPAHLAEQLRRAVG, via the coding sequence ATGGCACGTCGCCCCAAACCGTGGTACTGGAAGTCACGAAAGGCCTGGTACGTCACCATCGACGGCACCAGACACAAAATTGGCTCGACCAAGACCGAAGCGGACAAGAATTTCAAGCTGCTGATGCAGCAGCCCAAAAAGAAGCGAGTCGCGATCCACAGGCCGCTGGCCGAGATTATCGACTCCTTTCTCGAGTGGAATTCCAAACACCGATCTGAAGCCACCTACGAGTGGTACCGATACCGGCTTCAGCGGTTCATTGATTGCTACCCCGATCTCTCCCTTGAAGAGCTTCGTCCGTACCACGTGCAGCAGTGGGTAGATAGCTACCCTGACTTTAAATGCACAACGCAACGGAACTACGTTCGTTCCATAAAGCGGTGCACAAAGTGGGCGATGAAACAGGGCTACACCGATTCAGACCCGCTGGTGCACTTAGATGTCCCTGGCAGCGACCGAAAAGAGCTCGTCCTGACAGACGAGCAGTATCAGATGCTACTGGACAACTGTACGACGGAGTCGTTTCGCGATTTGCTTGTTGTCACTCGTGAAACCGGTTGTCGTCCGCAAGAGTCGCTTCGATTGGAAGCCCGCCACGTTGATCTAGAGTATTCACGATGGGTGTTCCCCAAAGAGGAGTCAAAGGGGAAGAAGACGCAACGTGTGGTCTACCTCACCGAAAAAGCTCTGGAGATCACCAAGCGGCTGATCTTGACTTATCCGGAGGGCAAGCTGTTTCGCAATTCACGAGGCGACGCCTGGACATCAGACTCTGCCAATTGCGCGATCGACCGCATCCGCGTTCGGCACGGGAAAGCAGAGATGAAACGAGAGGGAATTTCGATTCCAGAAAAGGAGATCAAATTGTTTATCCCATCGCTCAAACCCACCAAGACGGTAAAGGGTTTGGTCAGGGAGAAGACGAACGCCGAACTTCGCTGCGAAGCCAAGCAGAAGCTTACCCTGCGTTACATCAGCAAGAACTACCCGAGATTCTCGCTGTACTGCTTGCGGCACACATTCGCTACTGCGGCGTTAAAGAAAATCGATTCGATGACGGTTTCGATCCTTCTTGGCCACAAAGACCCGAGCATGCTCGGACGTGTCTACCAGCACCTTGGCCAGAACCCTGCTCACCTCGCTGAGCAGCTGAGGCGTGCAGTAGGGTAG
- a CDS encoding zinc ribbon domain-containing protein — protein MLTIKCPKCATLMKLEQQAVAVKVKCPKCQTVLKVPGKEPAPKPSEQAATPTAKQPARKQPAREQPARQQPARQKSARQQPAAQAAAKRKPAAKKVTTPAPAESPFADDNPFENLPSGGFDTADAATAGADPFAADPFAEAPAAGGSSSGGFDFGNLDLPAAAPAAGGFPAAGVPAAGGNAFPAATGPLAGPLAAAAPAAAPSATKPSAGSSGAGPKRPINKKLLWIGIGSGAVVVLGLVIGLVVMAVQSKGSKQARSSGASSSGAVQVPAGFQAGSVSGVSFVVPEGKSVERPPTSIEAQVFESSATGATFFVGIDTYEFLNPSQMQLSLRAGRMIMSDVYGGASVERDGHTGAKGSSSGGMTLTDMTVEYYLVGDQVILIGCGMPRVEWTEEDLEEGRPPEPSEEETAKREAFEGEKATFFESVRI, from the coding sequence ATGCTCACGATTAAGTGCCCCAAGTGCGCGACGCTGATGAAGCTGGAACAGCAGGCGGTCGCCGTGAAAGTCAAATGCCCCAAGTGCCAGACGGTGCTGAAGGTGCCCGGGAAAGAACCGGCGCCGAAGCCGTCCGAACAAGCGGCAACGCCCACTGCCAAACAGCCGGCTCGCAAGCAGCCGGCACGTGAGCAACCTGCACGCCAGCAGCCGGCACGCCAGAAATCTGCCCGCCAGCAACCTGCCGCCCAAGCGGCGGCGAAGCGGAAGCCGGCCGCGAAAAAGGTCACCACTCCGGCTCCGGCTGAGTCTCCGTTTGCCGACGACAATCCTTTTGAAAACCTGCCCAGCGGAGGCTTTGACACGGCCGACGCCGCGACAGCGGGGGCGGACCCGTTTGCAGCCGACCCGTTCGCCGAAGCCCCGGCGGCGGGTGGATCATCGTCGGGCGGATTTGATTTCGGCAACCTGGATCTGCCCGCGGCTGCACCGGCGGCCGGCGGGTTTCCCGCAGCCGGTGTTCCCGCAGCCGGTGGGAACGCGTTTCCGGCAGCCACGGGACCACTCGCTGGGCCACTCGCTGCTGCGGCGCCTGCGGCCGCTCCGTCGGCCACGAAACCATCGGCCGGTTCGTCGGGGGCTGGCCCCAAACGGCCGATCAACAAAAAGCTGTTGTGGATCGGGATCGGTTCGGGGGCGGTCGTCGTCTTGGGACTGGTGATCGGCCTGGTCGTGATGGCGGTCCAGTCAAAGGGATCGAAGCAGGCCAGGTCGAGCGGGGCGAGTTCGTCGGGAGCGGTCCAGGTTCCCGCGGGTTTCCAAGCCGGCTCGGTCAGCGGTGTCTCCTTCGTGGTCCCGGAAGGCAAGTCCGTCGAAAGGCCTCCGACATCGATCGAGGCCCAGGTTTTCGAGAGTTCGGCCACCGGCGCGACGTTTTTTGTCGGGATTGATACCTACGAATTTTTGAACCCCAGTCAGATGCAATTGTCGTTGCGTGCCGGCCGGATGATCATGTCGGATGTGTATGGGGGCGCGAGCGTGGAGCGCGATGGACACACCGGGGCCAAGGGCAGCAGCAGCGGTGGGATGACGCTGACCGACATGACGGTCGAGTATTACCTGGTCGGTGATCAAGTCATCTTGATCGGTTGCGGCATGCCGCGGGTGGAGTGGACCGAAGAGGATTTGGAGGAAGGCCGACCGCCTGAACCGAGCGAAGAGGAGACGGCGAAGAGGGAAGCGTTTGAGGGAGAGAAGGCGACGTTCTTCGAATCGGTGCGGATCTGA
- a CDS encoding 3-keto-disaccharide hydrolase: MKTLPIYRFALAIACLCVVSSVHGDEPATGQDGKSEWIQLFNGKNLDGWTPKIRHHAVGENYGNTFRVEDGLLKVRYDESAYPTFDERFGHLFYNKPFSHYRLRVVYRFVGDQVKGGPGWATRNSGLMLHGEDPKMMTIDQDFPTSIEVQLLGGNGKDERTTLNLCTPGTNVVMNGKLFLPHCTSSSSKTYHGEQWVTAEVEVRGSKLVRHLIDGETVLEYTQPQLDDRDAHAAMLADKQGGNLLDQGTISLQSESHPCDFRSVELMILDE; this comes from the coding sequence ATGAAAACTCTCCCAATCTATCGATTTGCCCTCGCCATCGCTTGCCTCTGCGTGGTGTCCAGCGTGCACGGCGACGAACCGGCGACGGGCCAGGATGGCAAGTCCGAATGGATTCAACTGTTCAACGGCAAAAACCTTGACGGCTGGACCCCCAAGATTCGCCACCACGCCGTCGGCGAAAACTATGGCAACACCTTTCGCGTGGAAGACGGGCTGCTGAAGGTTCGATATGACGAATCGGCCTACCCCACCTTCGACGAACGCTTCGGCCATCTGTTTTACAACAAGCCGTTTTCGCACTACCGGTTGCGCGTCGTCTATCGTTTTGTCGGCGACCAGGTCAAGGGCGGTCCCGGCTGGGCGACCCGCAACAGCGGCCTGATGCTTCACGGCGAAGACCCCAAGATGATGACGATCGATCAAGACTTTCCGACTTCCATCGAAGTCCAACTGCTGGGAGGCAACGGCAAAGACGAACGGACGACCTTGAATCTCTGCACCCCCGGCACCAACGTGGTCATGAACGGAAAACTGTTCCTGCCCCACTGCACCTCGTCAAGCTCCAAAACCTATCACGGCGAACAATGGGTGACCGCCGAAGTCGAAGTCCGCGGCTCCAAGCTGGTCCGGCACCTCATCGATGGCGAGACGGTGCTCGAATACACCCAACCACAACTGGATGATCGAGACGCCCACGCAGCGATGCTGGCCGACAAACAAGGCGGCAACCTGCTCGACCAAGGCACGATTTCATTGCAAAGCGAAAGTCACCCCTGCGACTTCCGCTCGGTCGAACTGATGATCCTGGACGAATGA
- a CDS encoding hybrid sensor histidine kinase/response regulator: protein MSKVVTAQSNLLIVDDEPNQLLTLRDIFESEGFQVITCSSCEEARQQCDNHAFAVAILDLQLHGQDGIDLFRQMQQLQPAMRVIIHTGYGSFHSAKDAVNLGAFAYVEKSFDPAELILWVHRAVKDLLSETLSRTEQKFRELLDDVKAIVWECRLPHHRFTFVSQQAETILGYPVRRWIEEPTFWDERIVAEDRARYETFCGACASGAEAARDGELELRVVASDGSIVWLHIVTHLVLDAGGNPLMLRGAMFDVTHQKVSEQQIRDMEIQLEHVSRLTTLGEMVAGIAHEINQPLAAIANFAVAAKVAIANDNCEHSVPVESWLETICDQTENCGQIIRGLRSFAKRGHADQQWIDLNQIVRDSVNLIECNPHNQFAEFICTHPDAPPMVFGNPVQLRQVVVNLLQNACDATRQRDQPTIDINVAVGGEHARLSIRDNGTGISPEQQAKVFDAFYTTKQEGIGMGLAISKSIVEAHGGNLSYDSSAAGSTFYITLPLSTDSPQADVPQEHSFS, encoded by the coding sequence GTGAGCAAAGTGGTTACCGCACAATCGAATTTGCTGATCGTCGACGACGAACCCAACCAGCTGTTGACGCTGCGCGACATCTTCGAAAGCGAAGGGTTTCAAGTGATCACGTGCAGCTCCTGCGAAGAAGCACGCCAGCAATGTGACAATCACGCCTTCGCCGTCGCAATCCTTGATTTGCAACTGCACGGACAAGACGGGATCGACCTGTTTCGTCAGATGCAGCAGCTTCAACCCGCGATGCGCGTCATCATCCACACCGGATACGGGTCGTTCCACTCCGCCAAGGACGCCGTCAATTTGGGGGCCTTTGCCTACGTCGAAAAATCGTTTGACCCCGCCGAACTGATTCTCTGGGTGCACCGCGCGGTCAAGGATCTGCTCTCCGAGACGCTCTCGCGCACCGAACAAAAGTTTCGCGAGCTTCTCGATGACGTCAAAGCGATCGTCTGGGAATGTCGCCTGCCCCATCATCGCTTTACCTTCGTCAGCCAACAGGCCGAAACGATCTTGGGATACCCCGTCCGACGCTGGATCGAAGAACCGACGTTTTGGGACGAGCGGATTGTTGCCGAAGACCGAGCACGCTATGAAACGTTTTGCGGCGCCTGCGCCTCAGGGGCCGAGGCCGCCCGCGACGGTGAACTGGAACTGCGAGTCGTCGCGTCCGACGGCAGCATCGTCTGGCTGCACATCGTCACACATCTGGTCCTGGACGCCGGCGGCAATCCCCTGATGCTCCGCGGGGCGATGTTTGATGTGACCCACCAGAAAGTTTCCGAGCAGCAAATTCGGGACATGGAAATCCAGCTCGAACACGTCTCTCGACTGACCACCCTGGGGGAAATGGTCGCCGGCATCGCCCACGAAATCAATCAGCCGCTCGCCGCGATCGCCAATTTTGCCGTGGCGGCCAAAGTCGCGATCGCCAACGACAACTGCGAACACTCCGTGCCCGTCGAATCGTGGCTGGAAACCATCTGTGACCAAACCGAAAACTGCGGACAGATCATTCGCGGACTCCGCAGTTTTGCCAAGCGTGGCCATGCCGACCAACAATGGATCGACCTGAATCAAATCGTTCGCGATTCGGTCAACCTGATCGAGTGCAACCCGCACAACCAATTCGCCGAGTTCATTTGCACCCACCCCGACGCCCCACCGATGGTCTTCGGTAACCCCGTCCAGTTGCGACAAGTTGTGGTCAACCTGCTGCAGAATGCTTGCGATGCGACCCGCCAGCGCGATCAGCCCACGATCGACATCAATGTCGCCGTCGGTGGCGAACACGCCCGTTTGTCGATCCGTGACAACGGCACCGGGATCTCGCCCGAACAACAGGCAAAAGTTTTTGACGCCTTCTACACCACCAAGCAGGAAGGCATCGGAATGGGGTTGGCGATCAGCAAATCGATCGTCGAAGCCCACGGAGGAAATTTGTCGTACGATTCCTCAGCCGCCGGATCCACGTTCTACATCACCCTGCCGCTGTCCACCGACAGCCCCCAAGCCGACGTCCCACAAGAACACTCGTTCTCATGA
- a CDS encoding ATP-binding protein, translated as MKLVHASPRASSRSIFSYIVLLVVITILVSWAIAGALIQRRIEVNRLSRKSNSYHSTTRMSLSRIQSELSLIRQHRYRALLDPSDATLADEARRETGRSAYMINQRLRRVQRIQRQFDEPEFEASTRRLADAVAALNQAVQRAPTSPLSQTDALDRIGVRWIQLDRLHAHAFRDDARVMQSLEDSRMFLASVFSLSGLGLAAIVAVLVVAKRAVTRRDEMERKLAQRAMQAELLYRAVMMSEDTQSYPDALEKCVKIVCQMTDWSVGHAYWPSPSEPSRLVSADIWHFPDPERLESFRQAVENTFFVTGDCLPGRIWETGQPAWIENIQQDPNFIRKTLCESHGLRSALGFPLVIDGQVVAVLEFFSERTIQADEVMLLMARSVGEQVGRVLERIQVKELQRRHHERVEAELNEAKKELVVKTRLAAIGQVSAQVAHEIRNPLGAISNAIYYLKRSPRIDQQKKTQYLDLMNHEIATCNEFINELLDITRRRKLDRQPTRLADLMERVLSRSQMPQNIDLQLHCIPDTFECFVDEDQFVQVLQNLLNNSLDSLQETGGQIRITARRGDGRDVIIVRDSGPGIPMPDRGSVFDVLFTTKSTGTGLGLAICKQIVEQHGGTIRVADGESEGTEFQICLPCVPTTSNSIPSPTH; from the coding sequence ATGAAACTGGTTCACGCTTCACCCCGAGCGTCATCGCGGTCGATTTTTTCCTACATCGTCCTGCTGGTCGTGATCACGATTCTCGTCAGCTGGGCGATCGCCGGTGCCTTGATCCAACGGCGGATTGAGGTCAATCGTCTGAGCCGAAAATCCAACAGCTATCACTCGACCACGCGGATGTCGCTGTCGAGAATTCAGTCGGAATTGAGCCTGATTCGGCAGCATCGCTACCGCGCCTTGCTCGATCCTTCCGACGCCACGCTGGCCGACGAAGCGCGACGGGAAACGGGGCGGTCGGCGTACATGATCAACCAACGTCTGCGTCGGGTCCAGCGTATCCAACGCCAGTTCGACGAGCCGGAATTCGAAGCCAGCACCCGACGTCTCGCCGATGCCGTTGCCGCGCTGAACCAAGCCGTCCAGCGGGCTCCGACGTCACCGCTTTCGCAAACGGACGCCTTGGACAGGATCGGAGTTCGCTGGATTCAACTCGATCGACTCCACGCCCACGCCTTTCGCGACGACGCTCGCGTGATGCAGAGCCTGGAGGATTCGCGGATGTTCCTGGCATCGGTGTTCAGCCTTTCCGGGCTCGGACTTGCGGCGATCGTCGCCGTGCTGGTGGTCGCCAAACGCGCCGTCACCCGTCGCGATGAAATGGAACGAAAACTGGCCCAGCGGGCGATGCAAGCCGAATTGCTCTATCGGGCCGTGATGATGTCCGAGGACACCCAGTCGTACCCCGACGCCTTAGAGAAATGCGTCAAAATTGTTTGCCAAATGACCGATTGGAGCGTCGGACATGCGTATTGGCCGTCCCCGTCTGAGCCGTCACGACTGGTGTCGGCGGACATTTGGCACTTCCCCGATCCGGAACGCTTGGAAAGTTTTCGTCAGGCAGTCGAAAACACGTTCTTTGTCACAGGAGATTGCCTGCCCGGTCGGATCTGGGAAACCGGCCAACCGGCTTGGATCGAAAATATCCAACAGGATCCGAACTTCATCCGAAAAACATTGTGTGAATCCCATGGGCTCCGCAGTGCCCTCGGTTTTCCGCTGGTGATCGACGGCCAGGTCGTGGCGGTTCTGGAATTTTTTAGTGAACGTACGATCCAAGCCGACGAAGTGATGCTGTTGATGGCCCGCAGTGTCGGCGAACAAGTCGGACGCGTTTTAGAACGTATCCAAGTCAAAGAACTGCAGCGCCGCCATCACGAACGTGTCGAAGCGGAACTCAATGAAGCCAAAAAAGAATTGGTCGTCAAAACCCGGTTGGCAGCGATCGGTCAAGTTTCCGCGCAGGTCGCACACGAAATTCGAAACCCCTTGGGAGCCATCAGCAATGCCATCTATTACCTCAAACGCAGCCCCCGAATTGACCAACAGAAAAAAACGCAGTATCTGGATCTGATGAATCACGAGATCGCGACTTGCAACGAATTCATCAACGAATTGCTGGATATCACCCGTCGCAGAAAGCTCGATCGCCAACCGACCCGACTTGCCGACCTGATGGAGAGGGTACTTTCCAGATCGCAGATGCCACAGAATATTGATCTTCAGCTACATTGTATTCCGGACACCTTCGAGTGTTTCGTCGACGAAGACCAATTCGTTCAGGTGCTCCAAAACCTGCTCAATAATTCGCTGGATTCATTGCAGGAGACAGGCGGACAGATTCGGATCACTGCACGGCGGGGCGACGGTCGCGACGTCATCATCGTTCGCGATTCCGGTCCCGGCATTCCGATGCCAGACCGTGGCTCGGTGTTCGACGTGTTGTTCACCACAAAATCCACCGGAACCGGATTAGGGCTTGCCATTTGCAAACAAATCGTCGAACAACACGGCGGCACGATCCGCGTCGCCGACGGCGAATCGGAGGGGACGGAGTTCCAAATCTGCCTCCCCTGCGTGCCGACAACTTCAAACTCAATCCCCTCCCCGACGCACTGA
- the phnD gene encoding phosphate/phosphite/phosphonate ABC transporter substrate-binding protein, translating into MSKANWCKHSGHACRLAAILAVVAIGLIGCATPAPTGSTLRVLRFGVLPDESRSMLEERYLPLVAYLEHSTGLSCQLVLHGSYEELQAAFEQGEVEVAWLGGYTFVKLNRSHHAVPLVSRDCDLRFTSYYLTGTEETATELEEFRGRRFAFGSRLSTSGHLMPRYFMRESGIDPETFFESVVYTGAHDATANAVRDGDVDLGVANGPIIESMFASNRIGRDEIRVMQETPPYVDYVWACQSRLPAALRTQLRDAFLDLSEADPEHADILNHLLAKYFVPVHSDDFDALRSIVDEIDRSGESR; encoded by the coding sequence ATGTCGAAGGCAAATTGGTGCAAACACTCCGGGCATGCATGCCGCTTGGCCGCGATCCTGGCCGTCGTCGCCATCGGGTTGATCGGGTGCGCGACTCCGGCACCGACTGGGTCGACGCTCCGAGTGCTTCGCTTCGGCGTGCTGCCCGATGAGAGTCGCAGCATGCTGGAAGAGCGGTACTTGCCGTTGGTGGCCTACCTGGAACACAGCACCGGTCTGTCGTGCCAGTTGGTGCTGCATGGATCCTACGAAGAATTGCAGGCCGCCTTCGAACAGGGAGAGGTGGAAGTGGCATGGCTGGGCGGTTACACCTTTGTCAAACTGAACCGTTCGCATCACGCCGTCCCCTTGGTTTCGCGCGACTGTGACTTGCGTTTTACCAGCTACTACCTGACCGGGACGGAGGAAACGGCGACGGAGTTGGAGGAGTTTCGCGGCCGACGATTTGCTTTCGGCTCGCGTCTGTCCACCTCGGGGCATCTGATGCCCCGATATTTCATGCGGGAATCGGGCATCGATCCGGAAACGTTTTTTGAATCGGTCGTCTATACCGGAGCCCATGACGCAACGGCCAACGCGGTTCGAGACGGCGACGTCGATCTGGGGGTGGCGAACGGGCCCATCATTGAATCCATGTTCGCTTCCAACCGGATCGGCCGAGACGAAATCCGCGTCATGCAAGAAACGCCGCCCTATGTGGATTACGTCTGGGCGTGTCAATCCAGGCTTCCGGCGGCGCTGCGAACGCAGCTCCGCGACGCCTTCCTGGACTTGTCCGAGGCCGATCCCGAACACGCCGACATCTTGAATCACCTGCTGGCCAAGTACTTCGTCCCCGTCCACTCCGACGATTTTGATGCGTTGCGGAGCATTGTTGACGAGATCGACCGGTCCGGAGAATCCCGATGA
- a CDS encoding DUF2314 domain-containing protein, with protein MTHSNPVTYHLGDDPQMLRASKAARESFRHFFNCVSQDFNRIVPACELSCVKVPFCDDFSDPDSDLEHMWVEQVDFDGINVTGVLLNAPNKLRSVSEGDDVEFPLPQLDDWLCVIDGVVYGGFTVQVIRSRMDAVERPRHDEAWELDFPPPETVNIPETCDAFENMIASVLAQQIAADPATVDEVFDGGRTLLHMVSLFGRGPSVKVLLENNANVHATCDRGWTALDYARSLDWTEVMQLLQQAAR; from the coding sequence ATGACTCATTCCAATCCAGTCACCTATCACCTCGGCGACGACCCACAGATGCTCCGTGCGTCGAAGGCCGCACGGGAATCGTTTCGTCATTTTTTCAATTGTGTCAGCCAGGACTTCAACCGCATCGTCCCGGCATGCGAACTCTCGTGCGTGAAGGTACCGTTCTGCGATGACTTTTCGGATCCCGACTCGGACCTGGAGCACATGTGGGTGGAGCAGGTTGATTTTGATGGCATCAACGTCACCGGCGTGCTGCTCAACGCTCCGAACAAACTGCGTTCGGTCAGCGAGGGTGACGATGTCGAATTTCCGCTGCCCCAACTGGATGATTGGCTGTGCGTGATCGACGGCGTCGTCTACGGCGGTTTCACCGTGCAAGTGATCCGTTCGCGGATGGACGCCGTTGAGCGTCCGCGTCATGACGAGGCCTGGGAATTGGATTTTCCGCCGCCGGAAACCGTCAACATCCCCGAAACCTGCGATGCTTTCGAAAACATGATCGCTTCGGTGCTCGCCCAACAGATCGCAGCCGACCCCGCCACCGTCGACGAAGTGTTTGACGGCGGCCGAACGCTGCTGCACATGGTATCACTGTTCGGTCGAGGCCCGTCGGTAAAAGTACTGCTGGAAAACAACGCCAACGTCCATGCAACCTGCGATCGCGGTTGGACGGCGCTGGATTACGCCCGATCGCTCGACTGGACAGAAGTGATGCAGCTATTACAACAAGCCGCCAGATGA
- a CDS encoding DUF6923 family protein: MNQYFMRRISCVVALCVLSPIALYAEPVLFLADGNSSSLWTINTTTGNATRVGSLGLTPSLIGLAYDSVGGDLLMTSSNGDNSQLFRLDQSTGQASLVGDTGSQAISGLAFDPHSQVLYGGSGATNSLFTIDRGTGAATLVGGYGVEVGGHGLGFDSQNQQLLMTDVVQDTLYSVDRNTGAATAIGGTGLTSVAGLAFHSGENRLYGINANDDTLVRLNTSTGVGEVVGDLGFDAFNVGLAFRPSAIPEPSSGILLLAVGCVAVVRSRRRRAGCRF, encoded by the coding sequence ATGAATCAATACTTTATGCGTCGGATCAGTTGTGTCGTTGCTCTGTGTGTTCTTTCACCGATCGCCTTGTATGCCGAGCCCGTGCTGTTTTTGGCTGATGGCAATTCGTCCAGCCTGTGGACGATCAATACGACGACTGGAAATGCGACCCGCGTCGGAAGCTTGGGGCTGACGCCCAGCCTGATCGGGCTTGCCTACGATTCGGTCGGCGGCGACCTGTTGATGACCAGCAGCAACGGTGACAATAGTCAACTCTTTCGGCTAGACCAATCGACCGGTCAGGCCAGCTTGGTCGGCGATACCGGTTCCCAAGCAATTTCAGGATTGGCGTTTGATCCCCATTCACAAGTGCTCTACGGCGGAAGCGGCGCGACCAATTCGTTGTTCACCATTGACCGTGGCACCGGAGCGGCCACGTTGGTCGGCGGCTACGGAGTGGAGGTCGGCGGTCATGGGCTGGGATTTGACAGCCAGAATCAACAACTTCTGATGACCGACGTTGTCCAGGACACGCTCTACTCGGTGGACAGGAATACGGGCGCTGCCACCGCGATCGGCGGCACCGGTTTAACCAGTGTCGCGGGATTGGCGTTTCACTCGGGCGAAAATCGACTCTACGGCATCAACGCCAACGACGACACACTCGTTCGACTGAACACGTCAACGGGTGTGGGTGAAGTCGTCGGCGACCTGGGATTTGATGCCTTTAATGTAGGGCTCGCGTTCCGCCCGTCGGCGATCCCCGAGCCTTCTTCCGGTATTCTGCTGTTGGCGGTAGGCTGCGTGGCGGTCGTGCGGTCACGTCGGCGGCGCGCGGGCTGTCGGTTTTAG